A genome region from Chengkuizengella sp. SCS-71B includes the following:
- the hepT gene encoding heptaprenyl diphosphate synthase component II translates to MKLIDIYARYKKDIQYIESELERNIQSNHDVLNETSLHLLKAGGKRIRPVFVLLSGKFGNYHLENLKNVAAALELIHMATLVHDDVIDNAITRRGEQTVMAKWDNKIAMYTGDYIFAKALTVVTQLENPKIHQILSKSIVQMCIGEMEQIRDFFNTEQSVRHYLLRIRRKTALLIAISCQLGALAAEAPKSTVRTLYSFGYNVGMAFQITDDVLDLCGTENQIGKPPGSDIKQGNITLPMIYALQEKDLNSPLLSLIQKIKRSEDQSDVNEFIQLVRSSKGIDKAESLANRYIHKAINQLDQLPDIKTKKDLHDIANFVLSRKY, encoded by the coding sequence ATGAAGCTAATAGACATCTACGCACGTTATAAAAAAGATATTCAGTATATAGAGAGTGAACTAGAAAGAAATATACAATCCAATCATGACGTATTAAATGAAACCTCACTTCATTTGTTAAAGGCAGGGGGAAAGAGAATTCGTCCTGTATTTGTATTGCTTTCAGGAAAGTTTGGAAACTATCATCTAGAAAATTTGAAAAATGTTGCAGCTGCATTAGAACTCATTCATATGGCAACCCTAGTTCATGATGACGTGATCGATAATGCAATAACTCGTAGAGGCGAACAAACCGTTATGGCAAAATGGGATAACAAAATTGCGATGTATACTGGAGATTATATATTTGCAAAAGCTTTAACTGTAGTCACTCAACTGGAAAATCCAAAAATACATCAAATCTTATCCAAATCGATCGTTCAGATGTGTATTGGAGAGATGGAACAAATACGTGATTTCTTTAATACAGAGCAATCTGTTCGTCATTATTTACTTCGTATTCGTAGAAAAACTGCGTTGTTAATTGCAATCAGTTGTCAGTTAGGAGCTTTAGCTGCTGAAGCGCCTAAAAGTACAGTGAGAACTCTTTATTCATTTGGTTACAATGTTGGTATGGCCTTTCAAATCACGGATGATGTTTTGGATTTATGTGGAACTGAAAACCAGATAGGAAAACCTCCAGGTAGTGATATTAAACAGGGAAATATAACACTCCCTATGATATATGCCCTACAGGAAAAGGATTTAAACTCACCTCTGTTATCACTAATTCAAAAAATAAAAAGATCAGAAGACCAGTCAGATGTGAATGAGTTCATCCAATTAGTTCGTAGTAGTAAAGGTATTGACAAAGCAGAGTCATTGGCAAATCGTTATATACATAAAGCCATTAATCAATTAGACCAATTACCTGATATAAAAACAAAGAAGGATTTGCATGATATTGCAAACTTTGTTTTGAGTCGTAAATACTAA
- the ndk gene encoding nucleoside-diphosphate kinase, whose product MEKTYLMIKPDGVQRNVMGEIITRFEQKGFQLLAGKFTVLTKEQAEKHYEEHKDKPFFGELIDFITSGPVFAMVWEGDNIIDISRMMIGKTNPADAQPGTIRGDFAAHMSLNIIHGSDSNESAAREIVNIFNESELVSYEKSLMAWI is encoded by the coding sequence ATGGAAAAAACATATTTAATGATTAAACCAGATGGAGTTCAAAGAAATGTTATGGGTGAAATTATTACTCGATTTGAACAAAAAGGTTTTCAACTATTAGCAGGTAAATTCACTGTTTTAACTAAGGAACAAGCAGAAAAACACTATGAAGAACATAAAGATAAACCTTTTTTTGGTGAATTAATTGACTTCATCACTTCTGGACCTGTTTTTGCAATGGTTTGGGAAGGGGACAATATCATTGATATTTCTAGAATGATGATTGGAAAAACGAATCCTGCTGATGCTCAACCAGGTACAATCCGTGGTGATTTTGCTGCGCACATGAGTTTAAATATTATTCATGGATCTGATAGTAATGAAAGTGCTGCAAGAGAAATAGTTAACATTTTTAATGAATCTGAATTAGTTTCCTACGAAAAATCATTAATGGCTTGGATCTAA
- a CDS encoding demethylmenaquinone methyltransferase — protein sequence MEGNAKKEFVHSVFENIAPKYDVMNDIISFRRHKAWRKFTMKKMNMQPGETAIDLCCGTCDWTISMAEESKTGKVVGLDFSLNMLEIGKKKVKSSGLDDQIDLVHGDAMELPFEDNSFDYATIGLALRNVPDLRQVLKEMRRVVKPGGQVYCLELSKPTWQPFKSIYYFYFNRILPLIGKIVVKKYEQYKWLPESLVTFPDHKELAGIFKEIGLNEVEAYPLTGGIAALHIGKKGNSD from the coding sequence TTGGAAGGAAATGCAAAAAAAGAATTTGTGCACTCTGTATTTGAAAATATTGCACCTAAGTATGATGTAATGAATGATATTATAAGTTTTAGACGTCATAAAGCATGGCGCAAATTTACGATGAAAAAAATGAATATGCAACCTGGTGAGACAGCGATTGACTTATGTTGCGGCACATGTGACTGGACAATTAGCATGGCAGAGGAAAGTAAAACAGGGAAGGTTGTTGGTCTTGATTTTAGTTTAAACATGTTAGAAATAGGAAAGAAAAAAGTAAAATCTTCTGGGTTGGACGATCAAATTGACTTAGTGCACGGAGATGCAATGGAGTTACCATTTGAAGATAATTCTTTTGATTACGCGACAATTGGTCTTGCGCTTCGAAATGTTCCTGACCTTAGGCAGGTTCTAAAAGAAATGAGAAGAGTAGTGAAACCAGGTGGACAAGTTTACTGTTTGGAATTATCAAAACCTACTTGGCAACCGTTTAAATCCATATATTATTTTTATTTTAACAGAATTCTTCCTTTAATTGGAAAAATAGTAGTTAAAAAATATGAGCAATACAAATGGCTACCAGAATCGTTAGTCACATTTCCTGATCATAAGGAACTTGCGGGTATATTTAAGGAAATTGGTTTAAATGAGGTTGAAGCATATCCATTAACCGGGGGGATTGCTGCACTTCATATTGGCAAAAAGGGGAATTCAGATTGA
- a CDS encoding menaquinone biosynthesis protein, with the protein MSRKMDLIRIGEINYTNIWPILYHFPKKKFENQIQFVTEVPTKLNKALSEGKLDMAPISSFAYAETFRKYVLFPDLSVSSFGKVNSILLFHKKPLEQIVHGKIALPTTSATSVNLLKIIIHKFYKGEPQYFHSTPHLDQMMKEADAALLIGDDAIQAKWANSHYNVTDLGELWTSLTNSWMTFAVWAVRREIADFNPTMMQNIFSSLKQSKELGISDQTEMIKEAQARIGGSKLFWIKYFSELSHDFGQLQKNGLKLYYQYAREMNLIPEQVPIQMWTEQELSKL; encoded by the coding sequence ATGAGTCGAAAAATGGATTTGATTCGAATAGGGGAAATTAATTACACGAATATATGGCCTATATTATATCATTTTCCTAAAAAGAAATTTGAAAATCAAATACAATTTGTAACAGAAGTGCCAACGAAACTCAATAAAGCTCTATCGGAAGGGAAATTAGACATGGCACCTATCTCTTCTTTTGCCTATGCCGAAACTTTTAGAAAATATGTGTTATTTCCTGATTTATCTGTAAGCTCTTTTGGTAAAGTGAATTCAATTTTGTTATTTCATAAAAAACCACTAGAGCAAATTGTTCATGGAAAAATTGCACTCCCAACAACTTCAGCAACGTCCGTTAATTTGTTGAAAATTATTATTCATAAATTTTATAAAGGGGAGCCCCAATATTTTCACTCTACTCCACATTTAGATCAAATGATGAAGGAAGCTGACGCTGCATTACTGATTGGGGACGATGCTATTCAAGCTAAATGGGCAAATTCACATTATAATGTTACAGATTTAGGTGAGCTTTGGACGAGTTTGACGAATAGTTGGATGACATTTGCAGTTTGGGCTGTTCGTAGAGAAATCGCTGATTTTAACCCTACAATGATGCAAAATATATTTAGTTCACTAAAGCAAAGTAAAGAGCTTGGTATAAGTGATCAAACAGAGATGATCAAAGAAGCACAAGCTAGAATTGGGGGATCAAAGTTATTTTGGATAAAATATTTTTCTGAATTAAGCCATGACTTTGGACAATTACAAAAAAATGGGTTAAAGTTATATTATCAGTATGCTAGAGAGATGAATCTAATACCAGAGCAAGTCCCCATTCAAATGTGGACCGAGCAGGAGTTATCGAAATTATAA
- a CDS encoding flavin prenyltransferase UbiX, giving the protein MSQLIETDKEWIVGITGASGAIYGVRLCETLLKLGYHVKILITDAGWRVLKEELNWDVSQRQETLNKYFSIYPGEYTYFPIQDIGASIASGSYQTEGMIIIPCSMGTLAGISHGMSDNLMERAADVMLKEGRKLIVVPRETPLHMIHLENMLRLSKTGATIIPAMPAFYYKPKTLDDIVSFLVGKVLDMMGIKHNMFTRWGDLDESKNGFDSNRGN; this is encoded by the coding sequence ATGAGCCAATTGATCGAAACAGATAAAGAATGGATTGTAGGAATTACCGGAGCCAGTGGGGCTATATATGGTGTGCGATTATGCGAGACTTTACTTAAGTTAGGATACCATGTGAAAATCTTAATTACGGATGCAGGGTGGCGTGTTCTTAAAGAAGAATTAAACTGGGACGTATCCCAGAGACAAGAAACTTTAAACAAATATTTTTCAATATATCCAGGGGAATATACTTATTTTCCAATTCAGGATATAGGCGCTAGTATTGCAAGCGGTTCTTATCAAACAGAAGGCATGATTATTATACCTTGTTCTATGGGGACTTTAGCTGGGATATCACACGGAATGTCGGATAATTTGATGGAACGTGCAGCTGATGTTATGTTAAAAGAAGGACGAAAGTTAATCGTCGTACCTAGAGAAACTCCACTTCATATGATTCATTTGGAAAACATGCTCAGGTTGTCAAAAACAGGTGCAACAATCATACCTGCAATGCCTGCTTTTTATTATAAACCTAAAACGCTTGATGATATCGTTTCATTTTTGGTGGGTAAAGTTTTAGATATGATGGGAATAAAACATAATATGTTTACTAGATGGGGAGATTTAGATGAGTCGAAAAATGGATTTGATTCGAATAGGGGAAATTAA
- a CDS encoding heptaprenyl diphosphate synthase component 1, translated as MDGYVVPELAKKSTQYDMIQKHTDLPSFPYSRSRLLYIFLNKHSTSTSDKISELYTLVTSLIQMGMDTHDLVDVGEEQVEMKKMRTRQLRVLAGDYFSSKFYHLLSQAGQIDTIHSLSQAISEVNRLKINLYMKMEKFKLSAEDYFQHCIDIKSQLYLIFANYMDEMLQKQWPDILVSITKCELITEEIDKMNQNQIKDLKGSWAYWYILKQATSEEKEMLKKDSCDTSLIQSVLLKYNIKVKLHQMLENQWKDVSEKVNNIKNENIKKELEKIGKPFMSYLSASKV; from the coding sequence ATGGATGGCTATGTAGTTCCTGAACTAGCAAAAAAAAGTACACAGTATGATATGATTCAAAAACATACGGACCTTCCTTCTTTTCCGTATTCTCGCTCAAGGTTGCTCTATATTTTTCTAAATAAGCATTCCACCTCAACTTCTGATAAAATTTCTGAGTTGTATACATTGGTGACTTCATTAATACAAATGGGGATGGATACACATGATCTGGTTGATGTCGGAGAAGAACAGGTCGAGATGAAGAAGATGCGAACAAGACAACTTAGAGTTTTAGCTGGGGACTATTTTAGCAGTAAATTTTATCACTTATTATCTCAAGCCGGACAGATAGATACCATCCATTCTTTATCTCAAGCTATTAGTGAGGTAAATCGATTAAAAATAAATTTATATATGAAAATGGAAAAATTTAAATTAAGTGCTGAAGATTATTTTCAACACTGCATTGATATAAAATCACAGTTATATCTTATTTTTGCTAATTATATGGACGAAATGCTGCAAAAACAATGGCCTGACATTTTAGTTTCAATAACAAAATGCGAACTTATTACTGAGGAAATTGATAAAATGAATCAGAACCAGATTAAGGATTTAAAGGGAAGCTGGGCTTATTGGTATATTTTAAAACAAGCTACTTCTGAAGAGAAGGAAATGTTAAAAAAAGATAGTTGTGATACGTCTTTGATACAATCCGTTTTATTGAAATATAACATCAAAGTTAAACTCCATCAGATGTTAGAGAATCAATGGAAAGATGTGAGTGAAAAAGTCAATAATATAAAAAATGAGAACATTAAAAAAGAACTAGAAAAAATAGGAAAACCCTTCATGTCATATTTATCTGCTTCTAAAGTTTAA
- a CDS encoding UbiA-like polyprenyltransferase: protein MLKKTKIFLEMIKFEHTIFALPFAFMGAVLGSYTMNGHLPSWAQIGWIILAMIGARSAAMGLNRLIDKVIDGKNPRTAARAIPAGLLSSKEVILFIVVSFALLFFASAKLDPIAVKLLPIAVFFLVFYSYTKRFTWACHLILGFTIALAPLGGWVAITGEINTTAIILFVSVALWTAGFDIIYACQDIEFDRKEGLYSIPSSFGIANALKIAKFLHFITAIGLVSIMFLANLSWWYLVGTLIAALLLIYEHQLVKPNDLSKLNAAFFTMNGVLSVVVFVFTLIDLVVYQ, encoded by the coding sequence ATGTTAAAGAAAACTAAAATATTTCTAGAAATGATTAAGTTTGAACACACGATATTTGCATTGCCTTTTGCTTTTATGGGAGCTGTTCTAGGGTCCTATACGATGAATGGTCATTTACCTTCTTGGGCACAAATTGGGTGGATTATTTTAGCCATGATTGGTGCTAGAAGTGCTGCAATGGGCTTGAATCGATTGATAGACAAAGTGATAGACGGTAAAAACCCGAGAACAGCAGCAAGAGCCATTCCAGCAGGTTTGCTCTCATCTAAAGAAGTGATACTATTTATTGTTGTGTCTTTTGCTTTATTGTTTTTTGCTTCTGCAAAATTGGATCCAATAGCTGTTAAATTGTTGCCTATTGCTGTGTTTTTCTTAGTTTTTTATTCATATACAAAACGATTCACTTGGGCATGTCACCTTATTCTTGGCTTTACTATTGCTCTAGCTCCTTTAGGTGGATGGGTTGCCATTACGGGTGAGATTAATACAACTGCAATCATTTTATTTGTTTCTGTTGCTTTATGGACAGCTGGTTTTGATATCATATATGCTTGTCAAGATATAGAATTTGATCGTAAAGAAGGGTTATATTCCATTCCAAGTTCATTTGGAATAGCAAATGCATTAAAAATTGCCAAGTTCCTTCATTTCATAACAGCTATTGGATTAGTCAGCATTATGTTTTTAGCTAATTTAAGTTGGTGGTATTTAGTTGGAACTTTAATAGCTGCCTTATTGTTGATTTACGAACATCAACTTGTTAAACCAAATGATTTGTCTAAATTAAATGCAGCATTTTTTACGATGAATGGTGTACTTAGTGTCGTTGTTTTCGTTTTTACGTTAATTGATTTGGTGGTGTATCAGTAA